Proteins found in one Ctenopharyngodon idella isolate HZGC_01 chromosome 16, HZGC01, whole genome shotgun sequence genomic segment:
- the pou2f2a gene encoding POU domain, class 2, transcription factor 2 isoform X5, which yields MFVPLPVPFVLPRTASDLHAWRLKSPLALRSHSDIRMSKPVEVENPAADSPMESTDSERNGSDSNNQVQPMKINPFSLSPTLSSSTKAKVEDCGEMSPAAPAQTALPHTQLMLTGGQLAGLTALLPAQQQLLLQQAQLLAAAVQQSHVAHAANQQQAQQQASQQAAQQQSQGQSQSTQEQTATPVPPPPHQLPLSQPIQLTAQDIQQLLQLQQLVLVPGHTLPSPAQFLLPQTQQGQQGLLSTPNLIPLPQQNQGSLLAAPPRLSLQAQREKVAESNVTTVTPVTSHPEEPSDLEELEQFARTFKQRRIKLGFTQGDVGLAMGKLYGNDFSQTTISRFEALNLSFKNMCKLKPLLEKWLTDAETMSMDSTLPSPSALSSPSLGFEGLPGRRRKKRTSIETNVRVALERSFITNQKPTSEEILLIAEKLNMEKEVIRVWFCNRRQKEKRINPSSATPPLPSQPQPTSHKPPCYSPHMMPSQGPSQTLSSLSTAVTTMSSVCPLTSSGPSLSSASSPVTPPPRADASPAPPTHSTLSLNTGLWHKKNGDVSNYITDFAASLSSSGQWWPAAHFQS from the exons ATATCAGAATGTCAAAGCCAGTAGAGGTTGAGAATCCAGCGGCAGACTCTCCGATGGAGAGCACAG ACTCTGAAAGAAATGGCTCAGATTCAAATAATCAG GTTCAGCCGATGAAAATCAACCCTTTCTCCCTTTCACCCACACTGAGTAGCAGCACCAAG GCTAAGGTGGAGGACTGTGGTGAGATGTCTCCTGCTGCACCTGCTCAGACGGCCCTTCCACACACACAGCTGATGCTAACGGGTGGCCAGCTCGCAGGG TTGACTGCACTTTTGCCTGCACAGCAACAGCTGCTCTTACAGCAGGCGCAGCTCCTCGCTGCAGCTGTGCAGCAGTCGCATGTGGCCCACGCAGCTAATCAACAGCAAGCCCAGCAGCAGGCCAGTCAGCAGGCAGCTCAGCAGCAGTCACAGGGCCAATCGCAGAGCACACAAGAACAAACCGCCACCCCTGTCCCGCCTCCTCCTCACCAGCTCCCTCTTTCTCAGCCAATCCAGCTCACTGCCCAG gACATTCAGCAGTTGTTACAGCTGCAGCAGTTAGTCCTTGTTCCAGGACACACTCTGCCTTCACCCGCACAGTTTCTTTTACCACAAACGCAGCAAGGGCAGCAAG GGCTGCTGTCAACACCAAATCTAATTCCACTACCTCAGCAAAACCAAGGAAGCCTGCTGGCCGCTCCACCCAGACTTAGTCTTCAAGCACAG AGAGAGAAGGTTGCAGAGAGCAACGTGACCACAGTGACGCCAGTGACCTCTCACCCCGAGGAGCCCAGTGACCTGGAGGAACTGGAGCAATTTGCCCGCACATTCAAGCAGAGAAGGATCAAATTGGGCTTCACacag GGTGATGTGGGATTGGCCATGGGGAAACTCTATGGGAATGATTTCAGTCAGACCACCATCTCTCGATTTGAAGCGCTCAATCTCAGCTTCAAGAACATGTGCAAACTCAAACCTCTGTTGGAGAAGTGGCTGACTGATGCAG AAACAATGTCGATGGACAGCACCTTGCCGAGTCCCAGTGCTCTTTCCTCTCCCTCTCTGGGGTTTGAGGGCCTGCCTGGCCGCCGCAGGAAGAAACGCACCAGCATTGAGACCAATGTCCGCGTCGCTCTGGAACGCAGCTTCATCACG AACCAGAAGCCTACCTCAGAGGAGATCCTGCTCATCGCTGAGAAACTCAACATGGAGAAGGAGGTGATCCGCGTCTGGTTCTGCAACCGCCGACAGAAAGAGAAACGTATTAACCCCTCCAGTGCCACCCCTCCCTTGCCCAGCCAACCCCAGCCCACCTCGCACAAACCCCCCTGCTACAGCCCGCACATG ATGCCCAGTCAGGGACCATCCCAGACATTGAGCAGTCTTAGTACAGCAG TGACCACCATGTCATCAGTTTGCCCTCTGACCTCAAGTGGGCCCTCCTTAAGCTCCGCCTCATCACCCGTAACCCCGCCTCCACGTGCTGATGCCAGCCCCGCCCCTCCGACTCACAGTACACTAAGTCTGAACACAGG TTTATGGCATAAAAAGAATGGTGACGTTTCTAACTACATCACTGACTTTGCTGCAAGTTTGAG
- the pou2f2a gene encoding POU domain, class 2, transcription factor 2 isoform X6 produces MFVPLPVPFVLPRTASDLHAWRLKSPLALRSHSDIRMSKPVEVENPAADSPMESTDSERNGSDSNNQVQPMKINPFSLSPTLSSSTKAKVEDCGEMSPAAPAQTALPHTQLMLTGGQLAGLTALLPAQQQLLLQQAQLLAAAVQQSHVAHAANQQQAQQQASQQAAQQQSQGQSQSTQEQTATPVPPPPHQLPLSQPIQLTAQDIQQLLQLQQLVLVPGHTLPSPAQFLLPQTQQGQQGLLSTPNLIPLPQQNQGSLLAAPPRLSLQAQREKVAESNVTTVTPVTSHPEEPSDLEELEQFARTFKQRRIKLGFTQGDVGLAMGKLYGNDFSQTTISRFEALNLSFKNMCKLKPLLEKWLTDAETMSMDSTLPSPSALSSPSLGFEGLPGRRRKKRTSIETNVRVALERSFITNQKPTSEEILLIAEKLNMEKEVIRVWFCNRRQKEKRINPSSATPPLPSQPQPTSHKPPCYSPHMMPSQGPSQTLSSLSTAVTTMSSVCPLTSSGPSLSSASSPVTPPPRADASPAPPTHSTLSLNTGSSGQWWPAAHFQS; encoded by the exons ATATCAGAATGTCAAAGCCAGTAGAGGTTGAGAATCCAGCGGCAGACTCTCCGATGGAGAGCACAG ACTCTGAAAGAAATGGCTCAGATTCAAATAATCAG GTTCAGCCGATGAAAATCAACCCTTTCTCCCTTTCACCCACACTGAGTAGCAGCACCAAG GCTAAGGTGGAGGACTGTGGTGAGATGTCTCCTGCTGCACCTGCTCAGACGGCCCTTCCACACACACAGCTGATGCTAACGGGTGGCCAGCTCGCAGGG TTGACTGCACTTTTGCCTGCACAGCAACAGCTGCTCTTACAGCAGGCGCAGCTCCTCGCTGCAGCTGTGCAGCAGTCGCATGTGGCCCACGCAGCTAATCAACAGCAAGCCCAGCAGCAGGCCAGTCAGCAGGCAGCTCAGCAGCAGTCACAGGGCCAATCGCAGAGCACACAAGAACAAACCGCCACCCCTGTCCCGCCTCCTCCTCACCAGCTCCCTCTTTCTCAGCCAATCCAGCTCACTGCCCAG gACATTCAGCAGTTGTTACAGCTGCAGCAGTTAGTCCTTGTTCCAGGACACACTCTGCCTTCACCCGCACAGTTTCTTTTACCACAAACGCAGCAAGGGCAGCAAG GGCTGCTGTCAACACCAAATCTAATTCCACTACCTCAGCAAAACCAAGGAAGCCTGCTGGCCGCTCCACCCAGACTTAGTCTTCAAGCACAG AGAGAGAAGGTTGCAGAGAGCAACGTGACCACAGTGACGCCAGTGACCTCTCACCCCGAGGAGCCCAGTGACCTGGAGGAACTGGAGCAATTTGCCCGCACATTCAAGCAGAGAAGGATCAAATTGGGCTTCACacag GGTGATGTGGGATTGGCCATGGGGAAACTCTATGGGAATGATTTCAGTCAGACCACCATCTCTCGATTTGAAGCGCTCAATCTCAGCTTCAAGAACATGTGCAAACTCAAACCTCTGTTGGAGAAGTGGCTGACTGATGCAG AAACAATGTCGATGGACAGCACCTTGCCGAGTCCCAGTGCTCTTTCCTCTCCCTCTCTGGGGTTTGAGGGCCTGCCTGGCCGCCGCAGGAAGAAACGCACCAGCATTGAGACCAATGTCCGCGTCGCTCTGGAACGCAGCTTCATCACG AACCAGAAGCCTACCTCAGAGGAGATCCTGCTCATCGCTGAGAAACTCAACATGGAGAAGGAGGTGATCCGCGTCTGGTTCTGCAACCGCCGACAGAAAGAGAAACGTATTAACCCCTCCAGTGCCACCCCTCCCTTGCCCAGCCAACCCCAGCCCACCTCGCACAAACCCCCCTGCTACAGCCCGCACATG ATGCCCAGTCAGGGACCATCCCAGACATTGAGCAGTCTTAGTACAGCAG TGACCACCATGTCATCAGTTTGCCCTCTGACCTCAAGTGGGCCCTCCTTAAGCTCCGCCTCATCACCCGTAACCCCGCCTCCACGTGCTGATGCCAGCCCCGCCCCTCCGACTCACAGTACACTAAGTCTGAACACAGG